GCTGCGTTGACAGGGGATAGGTGACGAGATCCTCGACGATCTGGGGAGACTGGCCGGGGAAGTCGGTCCGGATAATCACCTGAGTGTCTGTCAGATCCGGGATTGCGTCCAAAGGTGTCCGCTGCACGGCCAACCATCCCGAAACGGCAAGCGCCGCCGCGAGGCCCACAACGATAAGCTGATTGCGGACGGACCAGTCGATAAGGGCCGCCACCCAGCTTTTCGAGGGATCATGGCCGGTCAGAGAGGGTTCAAGATCGCTCATCATGCCTGCCTAGTGATTATGCCCGGCCATGGCGGGGCGATTTGAAGGTGCACCGCCCATCGTCATGGCTTCGGGCCATTCGATACGCTCGGCAACGCCGTTGCCATAGGGATTGATCGGCCCACTGCCCTCCTGCACCCAAAGGTGATCTTCTTCGGTTTGGAAGAGCGCCAAACCGTTGTCTGCATAGTGCTGCGGGGCCCCCTCAAGAAGCCACGGGCGCAGGCCTTCCATGAGATCAGAAAGCGCAGCTGCCAGTTCTTCAGGGCCGTCCGCGTTCTGAGCAGCCCGAACCGCTCCCTCAGTATGCAGAATGATCGGTGAAAGGCGCGTGTTTGCATACCGCGCGCGCAGTGTTTCTCCAACGCGCAAGGTCGGCTCAAGGAAACTCGGCTGCACCGAATAGCCATCCACCAGCGCCTCGTGGATATAGAGCGCGGCATCGACGAAGTGATCGACCATTGCCAACGTCTCCTCGGTCATCGGCAGATCCGAAAGCGCAACCTCAGGGCCGAGGCCGCCGCTCATCTTCGCAAAACCCTCCCTGAGGCTTGATTCGGAATCGAGCAGGAACTGGCCGCTGGTGACAATCTCCTCGCCCGGTTGCAGGCCCGCGATGATTTCTGTGCGTCCCATGGCGGACAGCCCGGTCTGCACCGGCCGAGGCGCGAACCGACCGCCGCCCAGCGCGATCACCACATGGGCGCCGCGACTATCGCGCAGGATTGCTTCGCTCGGCACGGAAAGACGCGGCCTGTCCTCAACCGCAAAAGTAACATCTGCATAGGCACCAGGCCGAAGGGCGTTGTTCTCGTTCGACAGGACGATCCGGACGCTGCCTGTTCGGGTCTCAGCATTGACGGTCGGATAGACGTAATCGACCCGGGCTTCCCGCTCGGGCACTGCGGCAGCGGACACGCTGACGGTCGCAAGCGTCCCCTCTGCGATCGCTGGAAGGTCCTGCTCCGCCACCGAAGCAATAATCCACACTTCGTCATAGCGCTGTAGGCGGAGGATGATGGCCCCGGGTCGCACATAGGTTCCGTCGCGGACGGCCAGCTCAGCGACGACACCGTTCTCCTCCGCCGTCACTGGCATGCGCTCGATCACGGCACGGCCTTCTCGCAGGCTTGCAATGACCGCGTTCTGCATGCCGAGGGAGCGCAGGCGCTGGGCCGCAGCGTCGATACGGCCATCAGCTCCCGTCCGTAACGCAGCGAGATAGTCCTGCTGGGCGCCGATCAGGTCCGGGCTGTAAACGCGGTAAAGAAGGTCCCCCTTTTCGACGCGATCACCTTCGGCCGTCACCGAGAGGTCCTCGATCCATCCTTCGACGCGCGACGCTACGACTGTTTCAGCGCGGGTACTTGGCTCAACACGGCCGAAAGCGCGAATCTGCCGCGCAAACGAGACGACTTCTGCCGGAGCCGTGCGTACACCCATGGTCTGAATCATGGCGGAGGAAACGGCGATGCCTTCCTCCCTTCCGCTATCGCCCGAGGATGCTTGGGCGACAGGCACAAGATCCATCCCGCAGATGGGGCAGACTCCATCAGCGTCCGTGGAAATGTAGTGAGGGTGCATGGGACAGGTGTAGCTCGCCGCCTCTTGCCCGTGCGCGATACCTGCGAACAGGACGATGAAAACGAAGAAAAGATGTCTCATGACGTCACCAGCAGGCTGTTGGCTTCTGCCGTCAGCGCAATCACGCGCGCTCGTTCTGCCGCCAATTGTGACCGCAACTCCAGGGCGGCGAGTTCGGCATCAATGACCGCGGAATAAGCACCGTACCCCGCCTCATAGTTTGACCGCGCAGCGCGGGCCTGTTCGTCCAGCCCCGCGACTTTGACGTCGAGCAGGCGAACGCTGTCCTCTGCGGCGATGCGCGCCGCATCGAGCCGTTGCCAGGCCGCCTGTGCCGTCCGGGCGGTGGCGGCAAGATCGGACCTCGCCCCAGCCTCCCTCGCCTTCGCCGCGCGCAGCTTGGGGTCCTGATTGTTTCGTTTCCACAGCGGCACCGTGAAGCTGATCTGGGCCGAGAACCAATCATCGCCCCGGAAGGTCTCACCCGGCAGACCGGAGCCGGCCTCCCGTTGCTGGTAGGTGACCCCCACGCCCCAGTTGGGCCTGTACGCCGCCTCGGCCCGCATCGTGCCGGCTTCGGCAATGTCGATCCCGGCATCGGCCAGTCTGACTGCATGGAAAGCGTTCGCCTCACCCCCCCATTTTCGCGGCGCGATGGGCGGCAGATCCGTCTGCGGCACGTCGCCCACGAGGTCGATGAGTGTCGCCTCGACCGCGGCCATTTCAGCGGCGAGTCCGGCCTGACGGCGGTCAAGCTCGACGCGCTCGACATCGATCTGCGCCAGACGAAATGCCACCGCCCGGCCGGCCGCGAGATCGGTTTGCACCGTCTCGGTCAGGGCAGCAAAAGCGACGGCCTGTGATTTGAGAACTTGCGTCTGCTCGGCAATCCGCTGCCGGTCCGCCAGGGCGGTAATAAGATGGGCGCGCAAGGCCGCGAGCCTTTGATCAGCCAACAGACGCAGTCGTGTCGCTTGCCCATCGGACATCGCCGCACCCGCGCGACGGGCTTTCAAATTGGGGATATCCTGCCGCACGCCGATGGCCTTGTTGGTGGGCAAAAAGCGGTCGAACGCCGGATCCTCCACAGGCAAATTGTTGATGCCCAGGCTGATGACGGGATCCGGCAGGCCGAGCGCCGCCAGACCATCTGCCCCGATCGCTTTCGTCTGCCATTCGAGCGACTGGAGAGCGGGATGTGCACGAAGACGCGCCTCGAGATCATCAAAGGATTGGGCGTGTGCGGAGACGAGCAGGAGCGGCGCGGCCAGAACGGCCGAGAACACGCGGCTGAGCGATAGTGATGTTGACATAAAAAATCCGACGGCTGAACGAACAAAAAGGACGCGCGGAGGCACGTCCAAGCGGGTTCAGCGTCGGATCAGAGAAGGAGACGTTGCTTGAGGGTCAATGGCGTCTGCCCCGGGGGCGCAGTGCAGGGAGGCCGAATAAAACCTGTTGTCACCGGCGGCAGGCTGATCGCGAGCTCCACCGCCACGGGCTGCAGGATGATTACCTCGGGCGCTCTTTCGTAAGCAGCCTTGAGGGTTTGTTTTGGTGTCGCCCAAGCCTTCGTTACGCAGGCATCGCATCCGGGGCAGTCGCCTTGGTCTGGCGGCGTCGGTTTCGTCTCGCCATGGCAGGGCGGATCAGCCGGCGCGGCGCTGACGATTTCGCCATGACCGCTTTCAGTCAGGCAACAGGCCATCGCCGGCCCTGCCATGAATAGCAGCGCCGCCACCAAACCGAGAAGGCGAGCCGAAAGCGTCATGGAAAGAAAACTAACCGCAATTGATTAATACTGATACCCCCTGGGTGCATCGTCCATTTCTTATGCGACAAATTAGCATGGTCTGCCGCTGTTTTGCCTACGCGCGCCGCTCGTTGGGTGTCTTGAACTGGAGGGCGCGCTCGACGCATGCGCTGAGGCGATTGTTCCGAATGACCCACACCGGGGACGCTAAGCGCTTGCCTTGAGCGCCTGCACCTGCCGGACGGATCAATAGAGTAACGGTCGTTGCAGAGGGTCTTTGAGTACGCGCGCACGTGGCCCTCTCCCCCTGCAAAACGCTGACTGACGGACGATCGGATGTCGGACGGCGTCAGCTC
This genomic stretch from Parvularcula sp. LCG005 harbors:
- a CDS encoding efflux RND transporter periplasmic adaptor subunit, whose translation is MRHLFFVFIVLFAGIAHGQEAASYTCPMHPHYISTDADGVCPICGMDLVPVAQASSGDSGREEGIAVSSAMIQTMGVRTAPAEVVSFARQIRAFGRVEPSTRAETVVASRVEGWIEDLSVTAEGDRVEKGDLLYRVYSPDLIGAQQDYLAALRTGADGRIDAAAQRLRSLGMQNAVIASLREGRAVIERMPVTAEENGVVAELAVRDGTYVRPGAIILRLQRYDEVWIIASVAEQDLPAIAEGTLATVSVSAAAVPEREARVDYVYPTVNAETRTGSVRIVLSNENNALRPGAYADVTFAVEDRPRLSVPSEAILRDSRGAHVVIALGGGRFAPRPVQTGLSAMGRTEIIAGLQPGEEIVTSGQFLLDSESSLREGFAKMSGGLGPEVALSDLPMTEETLAMVDHFVDAALYIHEALVDGYSVQPSFLEPTLRVGETLRARYANTRLSPIILHTEGAVRAAQNADGPEELAAALSDLMEGLRPWLLEGAPQHYADNGLALFQTEEDHLWVQEGSGPINPYGNGVAERIEWPEAMTMGGAPSNRPAMAGHNH
- a CDS encoding TolC family protein translates to MSTSLSLSRVFSAVLAAPLLLVSAHAQSFDDLEARLRAHPALQSLEWQTKAIGADGLAALGLPDPVISLGINNLPVEDPAFDRFLPTNKAIGVRQDIPNLKARRAGAAMSDGQATRLRLLADQRLAALRAHLITALADRQRIAEQTQVLKSQAVAFAALTETVQTDLAAGRAVAFRLAQIDVERVELDRRQAGLAAEMAAVEATLIDLVGDVPQTDLPPIAPRKWGGEANAFHAVRLADAGIDIAEAGTMRAEAAYRPNWGVGVTYQQREAGSGLPGETFRGDDWFSAQISFTVPLWKRNNQDPKLRAAKAREAGARSDLAATARTAQAAWQRLDAARIAAEDSVRLLDVKVAGLDEQARAARSNYEAGYGAYSAVIDAELAALELRSQLAAERARVIALTAEANSLLVTS